A single genomic interval of Mustela nigripes isolate SB6536 chromosome 7, MUSNIG.SB6536, whole genome shotgun sequence harbors:
- the LOC132022813 gene encoding U2 small nuclear ribonucleoprotein B'' gives MDIRPNHTIYINNMNDKIKKEELKRSLYALFSQFGHVVDIVALKTMKMRGQAFVIFKELGSSTNALRQLQGFPFYGKPMRIQYAKTDSDIISKMRGTFADKEKKKEKKKAKTVEQTATTANKKPGQGAPNAANTQGNSTPNPQVPDYPPNYILFLNNLPEETNEMMLSMLFNQFPGFKEVRLVPGRHDIAFVEFENDGQAGAARDALQGFKITPSHAMKITYAKK, from the coding sequence ATGGATATCAGACCAAATCATACAATTTACATCAACAATATGAacgacaaaattaaaaaagaagagttgaaGAGATCCCTGTATGCCCTGTTTTCTCAGTTTGGCCACGTTGTAGATATTGTAGCTTTGAAGACGATGAAGATGAGGGGGCAagcctttgttatttttaaggaacTGGGCTCATCCACAAATGCCTTGAGACAGTTACAAGGATTTCCATTTTATGGTAAACCAATGCGAATCCAGTATGCAAAAACAGATTCTGATATAATATCTAAAATGCGTGGCACTTTTGctgacaaagaaaagaagaaggaaaagaaaaaagcaaaaactgtggAACAGACTGCAACCACTGCAAACAAAAAGCCTGGTCAGGGAGCACCAAATGCAGCAAATACCCAAGGAAATTCAACACCAAATCCTCAGGTCCCTGATTACCCTCCAAACTATATTTTATTCCTCAATAATTTACCAGAAGAGACTAATGAGATGATGTTATCCATGCTGTTTAATCAGTTTCCTGGCTTCAAGGAAGTACGTTTGGTACCTGGGAGGCATGACAttgcttttgttgaatttgaaAACGATGGACAGGCGGGAGCTGCCAGGGATGCTTTACAGGGATTTAAAATCACACCGTCCCACGCCATGAAGATCACCTATGCCAAGAAATAA